Proteins encoded together in one Shewanella oneidensis MR-1 window:
- a CDS encoding Fic/DOC family protein, which yields MQDKYGVNHDHYCYESSDVLINLLNIRDPDELTQAEADFNLIRYSEYCSDLDELEDFDSNHFLNLHWVLFQDIYEWAGTIRDVDISKANTRFCTCSRVEPELNKAISRIPLIRFCRNKHELVALVADIFSDLNVVHPFREGNGRTTRFFFEELLHVAGYRIEWPVITKEEWVDANIHGYFGQLHKLEVIFDAAIIES from the coding sequence ATGCAAGATAAATATGGTGTAAATCATGACCACTACTGCTATGAAAGTTCTGATGTATTGATTAATTTGCTCAATATTCGAGATCCAGACGAGCTAACTCAGGCTGAGGCTGATTTTAACTTAATACGATATTCAGAATACTGTAGCGATTTAGATGAGTTAGAGGATTTCGATAGCAATCACTTTCTGAATTTACACTGGGTATTGTTTCAAGATATTTATGAATGGGCGGGTACCATTCGTGACGTTGATATCAGTAAAGCCAATACTCGATTTTGTACCTGTAGTCGCGTAGAGCCTGAGCTAAATAAAGCCATATCACGTATTCCCCTCATCCGATTCTGTCGTAACAAGCATGAACTAGTTGCCTTGGTTGCAGATATTTTTTCGGACCTAAATGTCGTTCATCCTTTTAGAGAAGGTAACGGTCGTACCACACGCTTTTTCTTTGAAGAGCTGCTTCATGTCGCGGGTTATCGAATTGAATGGCCAGTAATCACCAAAGAAGAGTGGGTCGATGCAAACATTCATGGATACTTCGGACAACTGCATAAGTTAGAAGTTATTTTCGATGCCGCCATCATTGAATCTTAG
- the nqrE gene encoding NADH:ubiquinone reductase (Na(+)-transporting) subunit E has product MEHYINLFIQATFLDNMALSFFLGMCTFLAVSKKVSTAFGLGVAVIVVMTLAVPLNQLIYAKVLAPGALAWAGMPGIDLSYLQLITFIGVIAALVQILEMFLDKYIPSLYDSLGIFLPLLTVNCAIFAGVIFMANRDYNFAESAVFAMGSGTGWALAIVMLAGLRERMKFHAIPEGLQGIGITFITTGLMALGFMSFSGISL; this is encoded by the coding sequence ATGGAACACTATATTAATCTGTTTATACAGGCCACTTTCTTAGACAACATGGCGCTGTCGTTCTTCCTCGGTATGTGTACCTTCTTAGCGGTGTCTAAAAAGGTGTCGACCGCCTTCGGCTTAGGCGTTGCAGTTATTGTGGTAATGACCTTAGCCGTGCCCTTAAACCAACTGATCTATGCGAAGGTGTTAGCACCTGGCGCTCTGGCTTGGGCGGGTATGCCTGGCATCGATTTAAGCTATCTGCAACTGATCACCTTTATCGGTGTGATTGCAGCCTTAGTGCAAATTTTGGAAATGTTTTTAGATAAATACATTCCAAGCCTGTATGACTCACTTGGGATCTTCTTGCCACTGCTCACCGTAAACTGCGCGATTTTTGCTGGGGTGATCTTTATGGCTAACCGCGATTACAACTTTGCCGAATCGGCGGTATTTGCCATGGGTTCGGGCACAGGTTGGGCGTTGGCGATTGTGATGCTGGCTGGACTTCGTGAGCGCATGAAGTTCCATGCGATTCCCGAAGGCTTACAGGGGATTGGTATCACCTTTATTACCACAGGGTTGATGGCGCTAGGCTTTATGTCTTTCTCGGGGATCTCGCTGTAA
- the nqrF gene encoding NADH:ubiquinone reductase (Na(+)-transporting) subunit F — protein sequence MEMAIGIGMFTLVVCLLVIVILIAKKKLVTTGEITIGINDDAEKSIKVAAGDKLLGALASKNIFIPSACGGGGTCGQCRVKVKSGGGDILPTELGHITKKEAKEGCRLACQVAVKTDMELELEEEIFGVKKWQCEVISNDNKATFIKELLLKLPEGEDVHFKAGGYIQIEAPAHVVKYADFDIPAKYRDDWEKYGLFDLVSTVNEDVLRAYSMANYPDEKGRIMLNVRIATPPSANVPPGKMSSYIFNLKAGDKVTISGPFGEFFVKDTDAEMVFIGGGAGMAPMRSHIFDQLKSKKTKRKMSFWYGARSTREVFYQQDFDTLAAENDNFVWHVALSEPLPEDNWTGYTGFIHNVLYENYLKNHKAPEDCEFYMCGPPIMNSSVIKMLESLGVEPENILLDDFGD from the coding sequence ATGGAAATGGCAATAGGCATAGGCATGTTCACCTTAGTGGTGTGCCTACTGGTGATAGTAATCCTTATCGCCAAAAAGAAATTAGTGACTACCGGTGAGATCACTATCGGGATTAACGACGATGCCGAAAAAAGCATCAAGGTTGCAGCGGGCGACAAACTGCTCGGCGCTTTAGCGAGCAAGAATATTTTTATTCCTTCGGCCTGTGGTGGCGGTGGTACTTGTGGCCAGTGCCGCGTAAAAGTCAAATCGGGTGGTGGTGATATTCTACCAACCGAACTTGGGCATATCACCAAGAAAGAAGCTAAAGAAGGCTGTCGTCTTGCCTGCCAAGTGGCGGTGAAAACCGATATGGAACTTGAGCTGGAAGAAGAAATCTTTGGCGTGAAGAAGTGGCAATGTGAGGTGATCTCAAACGATAACAAAGCCACCTTTATCAAAGAGTTATTATTAAAACTGCCCGAAGGCGAAGACGTACATTTCAAGGCGGGTGGTTATATCCAAATTGAAGCGCCAGCCCATGTGGTCAAATACGCTGACTTTGATATTCCGGCGAAGTACCGCGACGATTGGGAAAAATACGGCCTGTTCGACTTGGTCTCAACCGTGAACGAAGACGTGCTGCGCGCCTATTCGATGGCGAACTATCCCGATGAAAAGGGTCGCATTATGCTTAACGTGCGGATTGCGACGCCACCTTCAGCCAATGTGCCACCGGGTAAGATGTCTTCTTACATCTTTAACCTGAAGGCAGGGGATAAGGTGACCATTTCTGGCCCATTCGGTGAGTTCTTTGTGAAGGATACCGATGCAGAAATGGTATTTATCGGCGGTGGTGCGGGTATGGCGCCGATGCGCTCGCATATTTTCGATCAGCTAAAGAGCAAGAAAACCAAGCGTAAAATGAGCTTCTGGTATGGCGCCCGCTCAACCCGTGAGGTGTTTTACCAACAAGATTTCGATACCTTAGCCGCTGAGAATGACAACTTCGTCTGGCATGTAGCGCTGTCTGAGCCGTTACCTGAGGATAACTGGACTGGTTACACTGGCTTTATCCATAATGTGCTGTATGAGAATTATCTTAAAAATCATAAGGCACCCGAGGATTGTGAGTTCTATATGTGTGGTCCTCCAATCATGAACTCCTCGGTGATTAAGATGCTCGAAAGCCTAGGGGTTGAGCCTGAAAATATCCTGCTCGATGACTTTGGTGATTAG
- a CDS encoding transposase: protein MTSARRQLIDVNATPFYHVINRCVRRAFLCGDDKLSGRSYEHRRGWIVDKIKALSAIFCINICAYAVMSNHYHLVLKIDVDKAKSLTQKDIISRWCQITKGHAIATKYMNGDALLEGERMLLDGLITQWHERLSSISWFMRCLNEEIARKANREDECKGAFWEGRFKSQALLDEQALLACMMYVDLNPIRAGIADSLQSSDFTSIQERIDSLNSPNRLLAISTPQTDSSTNQAHIHHKSLVQFDGAAHLNAQVGIPFHFADYLELIDWTGRAIRFDKKGYIDNQRPKLLNELGIAPDAWLTSAKEFRRQYSGISGRWDSMCAFKKQHNSGKWCKGKASSQALHP, encoded by the coding sequence ATGACTTCGGCCAGAAGACAGTTAATTGATGTCAATGCAACGCCCTTCTATCATGTGATAAATCGCTGTGTCAGAAGGGCTTTTTTGTGCGGTGATGATAAGTTATCTGGGCGTAGTTACGAGCATCGACGTGGCTGGATTGTTGATAAAATCAAAGCCTTGTCCGCGATATTTTGTATCAATATTTGCGCCTACGCGGTGATGAGCAATCATTACCACTTAGTGCTTAAAATAGATGTCGATAAGGCCAAATCCTTAACGCAAAAAGACATTATCAGCCGTTGGTGCCAAATCACTAAAGGCCATGCAATTGCTACTAAGTATATGAATGGTGATGCTTTACTCGAAGGTGAACGCATGTTACTCGATGGCTTAATTACCCAGTGGCATGAGCGATTAAGCAGTATTTCTTGGTTTATGCGCTGTTTAAACGAAGAAATTGCCCGCAAGGCTAATCGTGAAGATGAGTGCAAGGGCGCGTTTTGGGAGGGGCGTTTTAAGTCGCAAGCGCTGCTAGATGAGCAAGCCCTGCTCGCGTGTATGATGTATGTCGATTTAAATCCTATCAGAGCAGGCATTGCCGATTCTTTGCAATCCTCTGATTTTACATCGATTCAGGAGCGAATTGACTCGCTAAATTCACCCAATCGTTTATTAGCCATCTCAACGCCACAAACTGATTCCTCAACCAATCAAGCTCATATTCACCACAAGTCACTCGTCCAATTCGATGGCGCAGCTCACCTGAATGCGCAAGTGGGCATTCCGTTTCATTTTGCCGATTATCTCGAACTGATTGATTGGACAGGCCGCGCCATTCGCTTTGATAAGAAAGGCTATATCGATAATCAGCGACCGAAACTACTCAATGAATTAGGCATTGCGCCCGATGCGTGGCTCACATCAGCCAAAGAGTTTCGTCGTCAATACAGTGGCATAAGTGGTCGATGGGATAGCATGTGCGCCTTTAAAAAACAGCATAACAGCGGCAAATGGTGTAAAGGTAAAGCCTCAAGCCAAGCGTTACATCCTTAA
- a CDS encoding serine hydrolase domain-containing protein produces the protein MRLSVISSLLTGLLLFPSANSVGESLETGAENIQSVQGSQSVKLESQLPSSESKLGEIKASIQAAIMDSQQPFSGSVILLERGKPLLELQKGEGISKDSRFVMASLSKQITATLILQAVDAGKLDLTQTLNHYLVGDAKGDNKALKAVVAGTNSSANALNPGRYDERITLHQLLTHTSGVDKLGKANRFEPGSQFEYSNLGYSLLGQVLEKVNHQSFAEQVAQFATRYQLNGLSAELGSVAAIHTKVPSLAVGLQESEVIAPSDLVLDEALLPAGGLIASAPAYAAFQQQLHAGKLLSAESYQWMTTAHTEIQFLWPNMHYGYGVRINKDDSLIEYSHTGYLTGYMSMTLHYPEFNVNLVMLENLSLNLNDRARVFELHNQIRQIIRSQLLLAKASNV, from the coding sequence ATGCGTTTGAGTGTCATCAGCTCTTTGTTAACGGGGTTGTTATTATTCCCAAGTGCCAATAGTGTTGGCGAGTCACTTGAGACAGGTGCTGAAAATATACAGAGCGTGCAAGGCAGCCAGTCAGTTAAGCTTGAAAGCCAATTGCCATCCTCAGAATCGAAGCTCGGAGAGATTAAGGCCAGCATCCAAGCCGCGATAATGGATTCGCAGCAACCATTTAGTGGCAGTGTTATCCTGCTTGAGCGGGGCAAGCCACTGCTTGAATTGCAAAAGGGCGAAGGCATCAGTAAAGATTCGCGCTTTGTGATGGCATCGCTCTCTAAGCAAATCACTGCAACCTTGATATTGCAGGCGGTCGATGCGGGAAAACTCGATTTAACTCAAACGCTTAATCATTACCTTGTTGGTGATGCAAAGGGAGATAATAAGGCACTAAAAGCCGTTGTGGCGGGCACAAATTCAAGTGCAAACGCTTTAAATCCCGGTCGATATGATGAGCGGATTACACTGCATCAACTGCTGACGCATACATCGGGCGTCGATAAACTGGGTAAGGCGAATCGATTTGAGCCGGGTAGCCAATTTGAATACTCCAATTTAGGTTATTCTTTGCTTGGGCAAGTGCTTGAAAAGGTTAATCACCAATCCTTTGCTGAGCAAGTGGCGCAGTTTGCAACGCGATACCAGCTTAATGGTCTGAGTGCTGAGCTTGGCAGTGTTGCTGCGATTCACACCAAAGTGCCTTCACTCGCTGTAGGTTTACAGGAAAGCGAGGTGATTGCCCCCTCTGATTTAGTGCTTGATGAAGCTTTGTTGCCCGCTGGCGGACTCATTGCCTCAGCGCCAGCTTATGCTGCCTTTCAGCAGCAATTACATGCTGGCAAGTTGCTGAGCGCAGAGAGTTATCAATGGATGACTACGGCGCATACCGAGATCCAATTTTTATGGCCGAATATGCACTATGGCTATGGGGTGAGGATCAATAAGGACGATAGCCTTATCGAATACAGTCATACGGGCTATTTAACCGGTTATATGTCGATGACATTGCATTATCCCGAATTTAATGTGAATTTGGTGATGCTGGAAAATCTATCGCTAAATCTTAATGATCGCGCTCGAGTATTTGAACTGCATAATCAGATACGCCAAATTATCCGTAGTCAGTTGCTGCTTGCTAAAGCTTCTAATGTTTAA
- a CDS encoding ankyrin repeat domain-containing protein, with protein sequence MSTELIHAVKAKDTLAVKRIIANGADLECVDENGMTALLHACELQSFEILKLLVDAGADVNHPNAQGYQPLDIAYWQGEFRMGCYTAESQRMVSYLSRHGGKSFS encoded by the coding sequence ATGAGCACTGAACTTATCCATGCAGTTAAAGCCAAGGATACACTTGCGGTTAAGCGCATTATTGCCAATGGCGCTGATCTTGAATGCGTTGACGAGAATGGGATGACGGCACTGTTGCATGCCTGTGAGCTACAGTCTTTTGAAATACTCAAACTACTTGTGGATGCAGGGGCCGATGTGAATCATCCAAATGCGCAGGGGTATCAGCCGCTCGATATTGCTTACTGGCAAGGAGAGTTTCGCATGGGATGCTATACCGCTGAGAGTCAGCGTATGGTGAGCTATTTAAGCCGCCATGGCGGTAAATCCTTTAGCTAG
- a CDS encoding ParA family protein, giving the protein MNTHALALAQASLTFSFISPDFWNQNLKNTRTIKNYFDAISQGFTPPSLSSLVIRPIVNNIIQQMGATGVVDLIPSHLGLINVDLELATLLGGANMNQAKLNYIKVHGKLRDSIVEFASTNFYDVVLIDCPPNFNIVTKNALISSDQILIPAKPDYLSTLGIDYLHRSVDQLIREFNEFASMDVTVNQSSPRMLGVVFTMIQIYSGAPIASQQQFITQTQRLGMPTFSTYFRENKSIFASAPQDGIPVTLHEYRGGTYSDVVSEINSFVDEFQLVAGV; this is encoded by the coding sequence TTGAACACTCATGCGCTCGCCCTGGCTCAGGCAAGCTTAACTTTTTCTTTTATTAGTCCAGATTTCTGGAATCAAAACCTGAAAAATACGAGAACAATAAAAAATTATTTTGATGCAATCAGCCAAGGCTTTACTCCGCCGTCATTATCTAGCTTAGTTATTAGGCCAATTGTTAATAACATAATTCAACAGATGGGTGCCACAGGCGTGGTTGACTTGATACCCTCTCACCTTGGTTTGATTAATGTTGATTTAGAATTAGCTACACTACTCGGTGGGGCAAACATGAATCAAGCAAAATTAAATTATATTAAAGTTCATGGTAAGTTAAGAGATTCAATAGTTGAATTCGCTTCTACTAATTTTTATGATGTCGTCTTGATTGACTGCCCACCTAACTTCAATATTGTCACAAAGAATGCTCTAATTTCTTCTGATCAAATATTGATACCAGCGAAGCCAGACTATCTTTCAACCTTGGGCATTGATTACTTACACAGAAGTGTAGATCAGTTAATTCGGGAGTTTAATGAATTTGCCTCTATGGATGTAACTGTTAACCAATCTAGCCCTAGAATGCTAGGCGTTGTTTTTACAATGATACAAATATACTCAGGAGCACCAATCGCATCTCAGCAACAGTTTATTACACAAACTCAACGACTTGGGATGCCAACTTTTTCTACCTATTTTAGAGAAAACAAATCAATATTTGCATCTGCACCGCAAGATGGTATCCCAGTAACACTACATGAATACCGCGGAGGTACGTACTCGGATGTAGTTTCAGAGATAAATTCATTTGTAGACGAGTTTCAACTAGTTGCAGGTGTTTAA
- a CDS encoding ParA family protein: MMKIISVINYKGGVGKTTVTANIAAELARRNKRVLLLDMDAQATGLPHERLLLKNCLINTRNLYEC, translated from the coding sequence ATGATGAAAATAATATCAGTAATAAATTACAAAGGTGGTGTTGGCAAAACGACCGTTACAGCCAATATTGCTGCCGAATTAGCAAGAAGAAATAAAAGAGTGTTACTGCTCGATATGGATGCTCAGGCAACAGGGCTACCGCATGAACGTTTATTACTCAAAAACTGTTTAATAAACACTCGCAACCTATACGAATGTTAA